In the Helicobacter sp. 'house sparrow 1' genome, AATAGAAACTATGACCTTAAGGTGAATAAAAAACAAAAAAGATTGGCATTAGAGTTTGCTTTGAAACAAAAGGCAGATCAAGGGAAACTTTATCTAGTAGATTCTCTAGAAGTAGCAAGTGGAAAAACAAAAGATGCATATAGTATGTTTAAATCACTCAATGAAAGAAGCACTTTATTTGTAGCTCAAATGAGCAATGAGAATACATTTTTGGCTTTTAGAAATTTAAGAGAATGTTATTTAGTAGATTCTAATGAATTAAATGCTTACTTGGTGGCTGCTTTTAGATCTGTAGTGATGGAAAAAGCAGTATTTGATGAAATTGTTCAGGTAAATAAGTAAGGGAGGATAGAATGGCAGATATAACAGATATAAAATCAATCCTTTATACTGAAAAATCTCTAGCTCTTCAAGAGAGTGGAGTATTGGTAGTGCAAACTTCTAGTAAGGTAACTAAGAATCAATTAAAACAAGTTTTTAAAGATTATTTTGGTTTTACCCCATTGAGAATCAACTCTCTCAAGCAAGATGGAAAGGTGAAAAGATTTAGAGGTAGAATTGGGCAAAGAAGCTCATTTAAGAAGTTCTATGTTAAAGTTCCAGAGGGTGCGAAGATTGATTCGCTCACAGTTTAAGGAGTAATACAATGGCAATAAAAACATATAAACCCTATACACCTAGCAGAAGGTTTATGTCTGGATTAAGTTCTAGCGATATTACAGCAAAACCTAGTGTTAGAAAACTATTAATAAAGCTTCCTGTAACAGCAGGTAGAAATAATAATGGTCGTATTACAAGCCGACATAAGCAAGGTGGTGCAAAAAAGCTTTATCGTATTATTGATTTTAAGCGTAATAAGTTTAATGTTGAAGGTAGAGTAGTTGCAATTGAGTATGATCCATATAGAAATTGTAGAATTGCTCTTATTAGCTATAAAGATGGAGATAAGAGATATATTATTCAACCTAGTGGTCTTAAGGTTGGAGATATTGTAATTGCAGCAGAATCTGGATTAGATATTAAAACAGGTTATGCAATGAAATTAAAAAATATTCCTGTTGGAACCATTATTCATAATATTGAGATGCATCCTGGGGCTGGTGGACAGTTAGCAAGAAGTGCGGGTGCAAGTGCTCAAATTATGGGAAGAGAAGGAAAATATACAATCATTAGAATGCCTAGTGGTGAAATGAGATATATCCTAGGTGAGTGTATGGCTTCAATTGGTGTAGTTGGTAATGAAGATTTTATCAATATTAATATTGGTAAGGCTGGTAGAAATAGACATCGAGGTATCCGTCCTCAAACAAGAGGTAGTGCGATGAACCCTGTAGATCACCCACATGGTGGTGGTGAAGGTAAAACAGGTTCAAGTGGTCATCCAGTTTCTCCTTGGGGAACTCCTGCTAAAGGTTATAAGACTAGAAAGAAAAAAGCAAGCGATAAGCTGATTATTTCAAGAAAGAAAAAATAAGGAATAAAAGATGGCAAGATCAGTAAAAAAAGGTCCTTTCATTGATGATTATTTGGTAAAGAAAGTGCTTAAAGCAAAAGAAACTAAGGATAATAAGCCTATTAAAACTTGGTCAAGAAGAAGTACGATTTTACCTGATATGATTGGGCTTACATTCAATGTTCATAATGGTAGAGTTTTTGTTCCTGTGTATGTTACAGAGAATCATGTAGGCTATAAGTTAGGTGAGTTTGCACCAACAAGAACTTTTAAAGGGCACAAAGGTAGTGTCCAGAAGAAAATTGGTAAGTAAGAGGAGTTAAGGAATGAGTAAAGCATTGTTAAGATATATTAGACTTTCTCCTACAAAGGCAAGATTGATTGCTAGAGAAGTCCAAGGTATGAATGCAGAGTATGCAATTGCAAGTCTCGAATTCACTCCAAATAAAGCAGCAAGATTAATCTCAAAAGTAATTGCTTCGGCTGTGGCAAATGGTGGTTTTGACGCACAAAATGTGATTGTAAAATCTTGTCGCGTTGATGCAGGTCCTGTTTTGAGAAGATTTATGCCACGTGCAAGAGGTAGGGCTACTCCTATTAGGAAACCAACTTCTCATATTTTTGTAGAGGTTGCTCAAGTACCTTCAAAAGAAAAAACAGAAAGAGAAGCTAAGGCAAAGAAGGAAGTGCAAGCAAAAAAGACAGTGAAGAAAACTACAAAAGGCGAGGATAAGTAAGTATGGGACAAAAAGTTAATCCGATAGGTTTAAGATTAGGTATTAATAGAAATTGGATTTCAAGATGGTTTCCAGGTGCTCAAAATACTCCGGCAAATATTGCTGAAGATCACAAGATTAGAAAGTTCTTGAAAAAAGAGTTGTATTATGCAGGTATTAGTGAAATTGTGATTGAGCGTGCTGCAAAAAAAATTCGTGTTACAGTAATTGCTGCTAGACCAGGACTAATTATTGGTAAAAAAGGTGCAGATATTGAGAAAGTAAAAGATTCTCTAAAAGCAGTGATTAAAAAAGAAGTGGCTATCAATATTAAAGAAGTAAAGAGACCACAAGCAAATGCACAATTAGCAGCAGAAAATGTTGCAATTCAATTAGAAAAAAGAGTTGCTTTTAGAAGAGCAATGAAAAAAGTAATGCAAAGTGCAATTAAAGCAGGAGCAAAGGGTATAAAAGTTAAAGTATCTGGAAGATTAGCAGGTGCTGAAATGGCTAGAACAGAGTGGTATATGGAAGGAAGAGTTCCATTACATACTTTGCGTGCAAAAATTGATTATGGTTTTGCTGAGGCTGTAACTACCTATGGAATCATTGGTGTGAAAGTTTGGATATTTAAGGGTGAAGTACTCCAAAAAGGTATCCAACCTGAAAAAAAAGAAGAAGCAACAGAGACAAAAGCTAGAACTAAAAGAGGGAGACAATAATTATGTTGATGCCTAAGAGAACAAAATATAGAAAGCAGATGAAAGGCAGAAATAGAGGAAAGTCTTTCAGAGGTGCGCAGTTAGCATTTGGTGATATTGGTATTAAAGCATTGGAGCATGGCAGAATTGATTCTAGACAAATTGAATCTGCAAGGGTTGCAATGACTCGTCATATCAAAAGAGCTGGTAAGGTTTGGATTAGGGTATTCCCTGATAAGCCACTAACAGCAAAGCCTTTAGCAACTAGGATGGGTAAGGGTAAAGGTTCTGTAGAAAAGTGGGTAATGAATATTAAGCCAGGTAGAATCATATATGAAATGATTGGTATTGATGAGGCTACAGCAAGAGATGCGTTGGCTCTAGCACAAAGTAAATTGCCTTTTAAAACAAAGATTGTAACAAGCGAGAGTGAAAATGAAATTTATTGAATTAAAAGACAAAAATGTAGATGAATTAAAAAAGTTATTAAAAGAAAAGAAGGCAGAGCTCTTCAAACTAAAATTAGAGCTTAAGACAATGCAATTAACAAACCCAAGTCAAATTGCAATGGTAAGAAAGGATATTGCGCGCATTAACACTGCAATATCAGCAAAGAATGAACAAGAAGAGAGGATAAGCTAATGAGTGAAAAACAAGCACATAAGAGAATTATCCAAGGTGAGGTAGTAAGTAAGTCTGGACAAAAGAGTGTGACCATTTTAGTTGAAAGAAAAGTGGTGCATCCAAAGTATAGAAAGATTGTTAAAAGATTTAAGAAATATACAATTCATGATGAAAATAATTCTGCAAAAGTAGGTGATGTAGTTACAGCAATTGAGTGCAGACCTATTTCTAAAACCAAAGCCTTTAAACTTAAAGATATAGTGCTAGTAGGGGTGTGAGATGATACAAAGTTTTACAAGATTAAATGTTGCTGATAATAGTGGTGCCAAGGAAATTATGTGTATAAAAGTTTTGGGTGGTAGCCACAAGCGTTATGCAAGTGTTGGTGATGTGATTGTTGCTTCTGTTAAAAAAGCTATTCCAAATGGAAAAGTGAAAAAAGGACAGGTAGTAAAAGCAGTAATTGTTAGAACAAAGAAAGAGGTGCACAGAGAAAATGGTTCTTTAGTACGATTTGATGATAATGCAGCAGTTATTTTAGATGCAAAGAGAGAACCAATCGGGACAAGGATTTTTGGACCTGTGAGTAGAGAAGTGCGATATGCAAATTTTATGAAGATAGTATCGTTGGCTCCGGAGGTATTATAATGAAAGTTAAGATTAAAAAAGGTGATATGGTAAAAGTTATCGCCGGTGATGATAAGGGAAAGGTAGCTAAAGTTTTGAGTGTTTTCCCTAAAAAATCTCAAGTTATTGTCGAGGGATGCAAGATTGCAAAAAAGGCAATTAAACCAGATGAGAAAAATCCCAAGGGTGGTTTTATATCAAAAGAAATGCCTATTGATATTTCCAATGTAAAGAAAGCTGAGGAGAAGTAAGAAATGTTTGATTTAAAAAGAAAGTATAATGAAGAAATTAAGCAAAAACTTGCTACAGAGCTTGATATTAAAAATCCAATGTTGTTGCCAAGACTTGAGAAGATTGTAATTAGTGTTGGTGCGGGAGATTATGCTAAGGATGCAAAGATTATTCAAAATATTGCTGATACAATTTCTCTAATTGCTGGTCAGAGAGCTGTTATTACATTGGCTAAAAAATCTGTTGCAGGTTTTAAAATGCGTGAAGGAATGCCTATGGGTGTGAAGGTAACTTTACGCGGCAACCAAATGTATAACTTTTTGGAAAAATTAATTGTGATCTCTTTGCCAAGAGTGAAGGATTTTAGAGGTGTTCCTCGCAATGGATTTGATGGAAGAGGAAACTATAACTTTGGTTTAAATGAGCAACTTATGTTCCCAGAAGTTGTATATGATGACATTATGGTAAGTCATGGAATGAATATTACAATGGTTACATCAACAAATAGTGATAAAGAAGCATTCAAGCTTTTAGAAATGCTTGGTATGCCTTTTGCAAAAGGAAGATAATATGGCAAAAAAATCAATGATTGCAAAAACAAAAAGAAAGGCTAAGTTTAGTTCAAGAGCTTACACAAGATGCCAAGTTTGTGGTAGGCCACACTCTGTATATAGAGATTTTGGATTGTGTAGAGTATGTCTAAGAAAGATGGGTAATGAGGGTTTAATACCCGGACTTCGTAAGGCAAGTTGGTAAGGAGTAAAAATATGGTAAATGATATTATTGCAGATTCTTTGACACGAATTAGAAATGCTTCAATGAGAAGATTAGATTCCACAACGCTTTATTATGCAAAAATTGTAGTATCTATTTTGGAAGTATTTAAATCTAAAGGTTTTATCAAAGATTTTAGTGTAAATGATAAAGATGGTAAGCAGTCAATTTTAGTTCAGTTGGCTTATGATGATAGAGGTTGCTCTATGATTAATGAGATTAAAAGAATTAGTAAGCCAGGTAGAAGAGTGTATAAAAGCCATACAGAACTAAAAAGATTTAAAAATGGTTATGGAACTATCGTAGTGAGCACAAATAAAGGTGTGATCGGGAATGAGGAAGCCTATAAGGCAAATGTTGGCGGTGAAGCGCTTTGTAGTATATGGTAGGAGAATAATATGTCAAGAGTTGGAAAAAAACCTATTAGCATCCCAAGCACTGTTGAAGTGAGCGTTGAAGGGAGCAAAATTGTGTTTAAAAGCAATAAAATGCAAAAAGAGTTAGAAACATATGGAAGAGTTCAAATTGATTATAGCAATAATGAACTTAGTTTTAAGTCCATAGACCAAGAACCACAATCTCGTGCATATTGGGGAACATATAGAGCATTGGCAAATAATATTGTTATTGGTATAACCACAGGTTTTACAAAAGTTTTAGAAGTAAATGGTGTGGGTTATAAGGTTGCTGTATCTGGAAAAACCTTAGAACTTGCCCTAGGCTTTTCGCACCCTGTAAAATACCCAATTCCAGATGGAATTGAGATGAGTGTTGAGAAGAATCTAATTACTATAAAGGGAAGTGATAAGCAACAAGTAGGTCAAATTGCTGCAGAAATTAGAGAATTTCGTCCTCCTGAGCCATACAAAGGCAAGGGTATTAAGTATAGTGATGAAGTTATTATCCGAAAAGCTGGTAAAACTGCTAAGAAGTAAGGGAAGGTTGATAGTATGACAAGTAAGATTTTAGCAAGAAAAAAAAGATTAAGAGATAAAAGAAAGCTAAGAATTAGAAGCTCTATTTTTGGGACAGCTACTAAGCCAAGAATCAGTATTTTTAGATCAAATAAATATCTCTATGCACAAGCAATTGATGATCAAAAGCAAGTAACATTAGCATGTGTAGATGGTAAAAAAATGAAATTAGGTAACAATAAGGAAAATGCAAAGGAGATTGCAAAGACCTTTGCTCAAACTCTAAAAGATCTTAATATTACTACAGTAGTGTTTGATAGAAATGGTTACTTATATCATGGCGTTGTTGCTGCTTTTGCAGAATCACTTAGAGAAAATGGTATTACGCTGTAAAGGAAGAAAATGGAAATTAATAGAGAAGAATTTAGCGAGGTTGTTGTAAATATTGGTAGGGTGACAAAAGTTGTTAAAGGTGGAAGAAGATTCCGCTTTAACGCTTTAGTGGTTGTTGGTAACAAAAATGGACTTGTTGGATTTGGTCTTGGAAAAGCAAAAGAAGTGCCTGATGCAATCAAAAAGGCAGTTGATGATGCTTTTAAAAATATTATTCAGATCAATATTAAAGGAACTACGATTGCTCATGATATTGAGCATAAGTATAATGCAAGTAGAATTTTATTAAAACCTGCAAGTGAGGGAACTGGTATTATTGCTGGTGGTTCTGCAAGACCTGTAATTGAATTAGCAGGGATTAAAGATATTCTTACTAAATCTCTTGGCTCTAATAATCCTTATAATGTTGTGAGAGCTACAGTTGATGCTTTAGCAAGAATTAAGGCATAAGTAAAGGAGTAAGTAATGGCATTAGAAAATATTAAACCTGCACAAGGTAGTGTAAAAGATATTAAGAGAGTTGGTAGAGGCCAAGGTAGTGGTATGGGAAAAACCTCTACAAGGGGTGGAAAAGGACAGACTGCAAGAACAGGTTATAAGGCTAAAAGAGGTTTTGAAGGTGGTCAGCAACCACTACAAAGAAGATTGCCAAAAGTTGGCTTTAGAGTACAAAATGAAAAACCTTATGTAATCAATACTGATAGAATCTTAGTCTTAAAGGATTTATCAGAGCTTACTTTTGAAAGCATTAAAGGTGTTCATAAATTTCCAAAATACACTAAGCAGATTAAACTTATTGGAAAAAATGCAAGTGAGTTAAAAACTAAAATAAAAGATGAGCGTATTATCACTAGTGGTAATTGAGAATGAGTAAATCTATAGTTAATAAAATTCTTATTACTTTATTATTCTTGTTTGCATATAGGGTATTGGCATATATTCCCATCCCAGGTGTAGATGTTGAAGTAATCAAGGAGTTCTTTAGGTCAGCAGGGGGCTCTCAAAATGCACTGGGATTATTTAATATGTTTAGTGGTCATGCAGTAGAGCGCTTGAGTATTATTTCTCTAGGGATTATGCCTTATATTACAGCTTCGATTGTAATGGAATTATTAGCAGCAACATTTTCTGGATTAGCAAAGATGAAAAAAGAGCGTGATGGTATGCAAAAGTATATGCAAATTGTGCGTTATCTAACAATAGTGGTTACTATTGTGCAAGCTATCAGTGTATCTTTCTTATTAAAGAATATGGGAAATTCTGGTAATGGCGCTGTGATGATTGATATGCAAACATTTATAGTTCTTGCAGTTTTTTCAATGCTAACAGGTACGATGCTCTTAATGTGGATTGGAGAACAAATTACACAAAGAGGAATTGGCAATGGTGTTAGCTTAATTATTTTCTCTGGTATTGTGTCTGGAATTCCATCTGCTATAGAGGGGACATTTGGATTGGTTAATACAGGAGAGATCAATTATCTTGTTTTAATTGCTCTTATTGCAATTATTATCTTTACTGTTTTGGCTATTATTTATGTTGAGTCTGGAGAGAGAAGGATACCGGTTTCATATGCGCGTAAGGTAATTATGCAAAATCAAGGTAAGATGAGGGTAATGAATTTTATTCCCATTAAAATTAATTTAAGTGGGGTAATTCCTCCAATTTTTGCTTCTGCAATTTTGGTTTTTCCCTCAACAATTTTACACGCCTCTTCAAATGAAATTTTAAAATCTATTGCTGATTTTCTGGGGCCAGATAAATATACTTATAACATTTTAATGTTTTTACTCGTGATATTTTTTGCTTATTTTTATGCTTCTATTGCATTTAATTCTAAGGATATTGCTGAGAACTTAAAGAGACAGGGAGGATACATTCCAGGTATGAGACCAGGAGAAGGAACTGTTCATTTTTTAAATAATGTAGCAGGTCGTCTTACTTTCTTTGGTTCTTTGTATTTGGCTTTGATATCAACTTTGCCTTGGATTTTAGTAAAAAGTATGGGCGTTCCTTTTTATTTTGGTGGAACTGCAGTATTGATTGTGGTTCAAGTTGCAATTGATACGATGCGAAAAATTGAAGCTCAGGTTTATATGAATAAGTATAAAACATTAAGTGTTACAGGTTTTTGATGGCAATTGCAATACGAAGTTTAAATGAAATTGAGAAATTACGCCTCGCAAGCCAGGTTGTAGGTAAAACACTTGAGTATATACAGGGTTTTATCCAACCTGGAATATCACTTTTAGAGCTTGATCGTTTAGTTGAGCAATATATTCTTTCTTGTGGTGCAAGACCTGCTTTTAAAGGCTTATACGGTTTTCCTAATGCTGCTTGTATTTCTGTAAATGAAGTTATCATTCATGGTATTCCATCTTCTTATTGCTTGAAAAATGGGGATATTGTAGGGATTGACATTGGAACAGAGATAGATGGATGGTATGGGGATGGTGCTATAACTGTTGGAGTAGGAAGTATTTCACAACAAGATAAAAGGTTGATTGATTGTGCTAAGGATACTCTTATGGAAGCAATTTCTAATATTCACGAGGGGATGTATTTCAAAGAGTTAAGCAAGATGATACAAGATTCTATTTTTAATAAAGGGTTTGTTCCATTAAGGGAGTATTGTGGTCATGGTATTGGGAGAAAGCCTCACGATGAACCTAGTATTTTAAATTATATTGATACTCCTAACTATAGGCAGGGACCTAAAATTAAAAATGGTATGGTATTTTGTATTGAACCTATGATTTGTAACAGAAGTGGTAACCCAAAAATTTTAAGCGATGGTTGGAGTGTTGTATCAGAAGATGGACTGCGAGGAAGTCATTATGAACACACAGTTGCTATTATTAATGGGGTTGCAGAAATTTTAACGGAGGTTTGAGTGGCAAAAGATGATGTGATTGAAATTGATGGCAAGGTTGTGGAAGCATTACCAAATGCTACCTTTAGAGTAGAGCTAGATAATGGACATATAGTTTTATGTCATATATCTGGAAAAATGAGGATGCATTACATCAAGATTTTACCTGGAGACAAGGTAAAAATCGAATTAACTCCCTATAGTTTAGATAAAGGAAGAATTACTTTTAGGTATAAATAAGAAGTTTTTAAACTTTTTTATACTATAATTCACACTTTTATTCTGAACTTTTTTGTAGGGATAATAAACTAAAGTGTGCATAGCACCTAAGGAGTTTTAAATGAAAGTGAGACCATCGGTCAAAAAAATGTGTGACAAATGTAAGGTCATTAAGAGAAAAGGCGTAGTTCGTGTGATATGTTCTACCCCTAAACATAAACAAAGACAAGGATAAAACATGGCTAGAATTGCTGGTGTAGATTTGCCAAAAAAGAAAAGAGTAGAGTATGCTCTAACATATATTTATGGTATTGGGTTAAAAACCTCAAGAGATATTCTTAATGCTGTAAATATTTCTTTTGATAAGCGAGTTAATGATCTCAGCGAGGATGAAGTTTCAACAATCGCAAAAAAGATTCAAGAGAGCTACATGGTTGAGGGTGATTTGAGAAAAAAAGTTCAAATGGATATAAAAGCCCTGATGGATTTAGGAAATTATCGTGGTTTAAGACATAGAAAAGGCTTGCCTGTCCGTGGTCAAACAACCAAAAACAATGCCCGAACAAGAAAGGGCAAGAAAAAAACTGTTGGTAGCAAGTAAGGAGGCATACAATGGCTAAGAGAAATATAGCGACAAAGAAGCGTATTGTCAGAAAAAATATTGCAAAGGGTATTGTGTGTATCTCAGCTTCTTTCAATAACACAAATGTAACAGTAACCGATGAAATGGGTAATGTAATTTGCTGGGCTACAGCTGGAGGACTTGGTTTTAAGGGTTCAAAGAAATCTACTCCTTATGCAGCACAACAAGCTGTTGAGAGTGCAATGCTAAAAGCTAAAGAGCATGGAATTAAAGAGGTAGGGATTAAAGTTCAAGGACCAGGTAGTGGGAGAGAAACAGCAATCAAAAGTGTAGGTGTAATTGAAGGAATTAAAGTATTGTGGATAAAAGATGTTACTCCACTACCTCATAATGGTTGTAGACCACCAAAAAGAAGAAGAGTATAAGGGGCAAGAATATGGCAAGATATAGAGGACCTGTTGAAAAGTTAGAAAGAAGATTTGGAGTTTCTCTTGCGCTTAAGGGTGAGAGAAGATTATCTGGCAAGAGTGCCTTAGATAAGAGACCATATGGACCAGGACAGCATGGTCAAAAAAGAGGGAAGGTTTCTGAGTATGGTTTGCAACTCCGTGAAAAGCAAAAAGCAAAAGTAATGTATGGTGTTTCTGAAAAGCAGTTTAGATCTATTTTTGCTGAAGCAAACAGATTAGAAGGAAATACAGGAGAAAATCTAATCCGCTTGATTGAGAGAAGGTTGGATAATGTCGTTTATAGAATGGGGTTTGCTACGACAAGAAGATTTGCGCGTCAGCTTGTAACTCATGGACATATTCTTGTAGATGGTAAAAAAGTGGATATTCCTTCATTCTTTGTAAAGCAAGGACAAAAGATTGAGATTTCTCAAAAAATAAAGGATAATCCACAAGTTGTTCGTGCTATTGATTTAACTTCACAAACTGGTATTTCACCTTGGGTAGATGTTGACAAGGAAAAGAGATTTGGAATTTTTACGAGATATCCAGAGAGAGAAGAGGTTGTTATTCCAATTGAGGAAAGACTTATCGTAGAGTTATATTCTAAGTAATCGGAGTAAGTAATGAAGACTATTAAGACAACACCATATATCCCTACTACTATTGAGGTAGAGGAGTTAGGGAAGAATAAAGTGAGGGTAATGGCTTATCCATTTGAGTCTGGATATGCTGTTACTTTAGCTCATCCTTTAAGAAGATTACTTTTGTCAAGTTCTGTTGGATTTGCTCCAATCGCTTTAAAGATTGAAGGGGTTTCGCATGAGTTTGATTCAATAAGAGGGATTGTTGAGGATGTTTCTCCTTTTATTGTTAACCTTAAAAATATTCGCTTTTTAAATAAGGTTGATATGGATGCAGAGGATAGGATTACTCTAAATTACTCTTTTAAGGGACCATTGGTTTTAATGGGATCTCATCTTGTAAATGATCAAATTGATGTAGTAAATCAAGATGCCATATTGGCTACAATTAATGAAGATGCTGTATTGAATTTTTCTGTTATTGTACAAAGAGGTATAGGTTATGTACCTAGTGAAGATATCAGAGGATTGATTCCTGAGGATTATATTCCACTTGATGCATACTTTACTCCTGTAAGAAAAGCAATGTATGAGATTGAGAATGTTTTAGTAGAGGATAATCCAACTTATGAAAAAATTATTTTTGATGTTGAAACTGATGGACAGATTGATCCTTATGAAGCTTTCAAACAAGCAATAGCGATTATGCATTCTCAAATGAGTATTTTTGGTGCAGATATCAGTTCTGTTCCTATGGCGCAGAAAGGAAATATTGAAGATAATTTTGATTTTAAGGATTTGATGATTAAGCTTGATAGCTTAAATCTAAGTGCTAGATGTTTTAATTGTCTAGATAGAATTGGTATTCGCTATATTGGTGAACTTGTTTTAATGAGTGAGAATGATTTAAAAAATGTGAAGAATATGGGTAAAAAATCTTATGATGAGATTGCAGAAAAACTTCAAGAGCTCGGATATCCAGTAGGAACAGAGTTGGAGGAAGATAAGAAGCTAGCCCTTAGCAAGAAGATTGCAAAATTAAAAGCTTAAGGAAAATGAGATGAGACATAATCATGATTACAGAAAACTAGGAAGAACTTCTTCTCACAGAAAAGCTCTTCTTAAAAATTTATCTATTGCACTTATTGAGCATGGAAAGATAGAAACAGGTATTTTTAAGGCTAAAGAATTACAGTCTTATATTGAGAAATTAGTTACTACAGCAAGAGTAGGTGATTTTAACGCTCACAGAGCTGTTTTTGCAGTATTACAAAATAAGAGTGCAACTAAGAAAATTATCACTGAAATTGCTCCAAAATATAAAGATAGAAATGGTGGATATACAAGGATTCAAAGAACTAGAGTAAGAAGAGGTGATGCTTCTACCTTGGCTGTGATTGAATTTGTATAAAGAGAGATACTTTAGGGGAAACCCCCCTAGAATATCCCCCCTCCTATTAACTTTTAATAACCTGACTTTTTCTTAATCTTTTAATAATTTTTACTAACTTGTGCTTGAGTTTCTATTTTGTTTAACCAAATAAAAACTTCTACAGTACTACTATAGAGTTCTTGAGGAATTTCATCATCAATCTCAATTTTTAGTAGAGAATCAACTAGGGCACGATTACTAAATAAAGGAACATCAAACTCTTTTGCCTTTTGGATTATTTTTTCTGCAATGGCACCTTTTCCCGAAGCTACAACTTTTGGTGCATGATCTATTTGTTTTTGATAAGAAAGTGCTGCTGCTTTTTTCATGATTTAATATTTTAAGACCTGAAAGTCAAAATCACTCCAACTATTTGTTTTATTTTGTTGTTTTTGTAAAAGATGATAAACACTTCGTACTAATATGTCAGTTTCTATATTTACTCTTCTATTAATTTGATAAGAATGAAAAAGTGTGTTCTGATATGTATGAGGGATGATTGTGACTTGAAAACTATCTTGATAGACTTCTGATATAGTTAAGCTAATTCCATCTATTGCAATTGAACCCTTAGGAATGCATAAAAGTAGTATGGATTTAGGAGCTTGGATGGTAAATTCTACTTGATTTGCAATCTTTTTAATTCCTAAAATTTTTCCAACACCATCAATATGCCCTTGTAAAATATGCCCATCCAATCTATCTTGAATTGTAATTGCAGGCTCAATATGAACGCTTTTTGTGTAGTTCTCTAAGGCAATAAGATTCTTTGTATTTTGGCTTAACTCTAGAGCAAACCCATCTTGGGTATTTTTGATAACTGTAAGACAGGTTCCATTGACTGCAATACTATCACCTATATTTGGCTTATGTTTTGATTGGAGAGTAAGAATATTATTTTTAAAATCTTTAACTAATGCAATTTCGCGTATTACTCCACTAAACACTTTTTTCCTTTTATGCGTTAAAATAGCACAAAATTTTAACAAAATAAAATAAGGAAAAACAATGTTTATTGATACGCATTGTCATCTCAATGATGAAAAGTTTCATCAAGATATAGATAAGGTAATTTTAAATGCTACAGATGCAAATATAGGAAAAATAATCATACCAGGAG is a window encoding:
- a CDS encoding type Z 30S ribosomal protein S14, whose amino-acid sequence is MAKKSMIAKTKRKAKFSSRAYTRCQVCGRPHSVYRDFGLCRVCLRKMGNEGLIPGLRKASW
- the rpsH gene encoding 30S ribosomal protein S8 produces the protein MVNDIIADSLTRIRNASMRRLDSTTLYYAKIVVSILEVFKSKGFIKDFSVNDKDGKQSILVQLAYDDRGCSMINEIKRISKPGRRVYKSHTELKRFKNGYGTIVVSTNKGVIGNEEAYKANVGGEALCSIW
- the rplF gene encoding 50S ribosomal protein L6 encodes the protein MSRVGKKPISIPSTVEVSVEGSKIVFKSNKMQKELETYGRVQIDYSNNELSFKSIDQEPQSRAYWGTYRALANNIVIGITTGFTKVLEVNGVGYKVAVSGKTLELALGFSHPVKYPIPDGIEMSVEKNLITIKGSDKQQVGQIAAEIREFRPPEPYKGKGIKYSDEVIIRKAGKTAKK
- the rplR gene encoding 50S ribosomal protein L18; its protein translation is MTSKILARKKRLRDKRKLRIRSSIFGTATKPRISIFRSNKYLYAQAIDDQKQVTLACVDGKKMKLGNNKENAKEIAKTFAQTLKDLNITTVVFDRNGYLYHGVVAAFAESLRENGITL
- the rpsE gene encoding 30S ribosomal protein S5, which translates into the protein MEINREEFSEVVVNIGRVTKVVKGGRRFRFNALVVVGNKNGLVGFGLGKAKEVPDAIKKAVDDAFKNIIQINIKGTTIAHDIEHKYNASRILLKPASEGTGIIAGGSARPVIELAGIKDILTKSLGSNNPYNVVRATVDALARIKA
- the rplO gene encoding 50S ribosomal protein L15, with product MALENIKPAQGSVKDIKRVGRGQGSGMGKTSTRGGKGQTARTGYKAKRGFEGGQQPLQRRLPKVGFRVQNEKPYVINTDRILVLKDLSELTFESIKGVHKFPKYTKQIKLIGKNASELKTKIKDERIITSGN
- the secY gene encoding preprotein translocase subunit SecY codes for the protein MSKSIVNKILITLLFLFAYRVLAYIPIPGVDVEVIKEFFRSAGGSQNALGLFNMFSGHAVERLSIISLGIMPYITASIVMELLAATFSGLAKMKKERDGMQKYMQIVRYLTIVVTIVQAISVSFLLKNMGNSGNGAVMIDMQTFIVLAVFSMLTGTMLLMWIGEQITQRGIGNGVSLIIFSGIVSGIPSAIEGTFGLVNTGEINYLVLIALIAIIIFTVLAIIYVESGERRIPVSYARKVIMQNQGKMRVMNFIPIKINLSGVIPPIFASAILVFPSTILHASSNEILKSIADFLGPDKYTYNILMFLLVIFFAYFYASIAFNSKDIAENLKRQGGYIPGMRPGEGTVHFLNNVAGRLTFFGSLYLALISTLPWILVKSMGVPFYFGGTAVLIVVQVAIDTMRKIEAQVYMNKYKTLSVTGF
- the map gene encoding type I methionyl aminopeptidase; amino-acid sequence: MAIAIRSLNEIEKLRLASQVVGKTLEYIQGFIQPGISLLELDRLVEQYILSCGARPAFKGLYGFPNAACISVNEVIIHGIPSSYCLKNGDIVGIDIGTEIDGWYGDGAITVGVGSISQQDKRLIDCAKDTLMEAISNIHEGMYFKELSKMIQDSIFNKGFVPLREYCGHGIGRKPHDEPSILNYIDTPNYRQGPKIKNGMVFCIEPMICNRSGNPKILSDGWSVVSEDGLRGSHYEHTVAIINGVAEILTEV
- the infA gene encoding translation initiation factor IF-1; translation: MAKDDVIEIDGKVVEALPNATFRVELDNGHIVLCHISGKMRMHYIKILPGDKVKIELTPYSLDKGRITFRYK
- the rpmJ gene encoding 50S ribosomal protein L36 — protein: MKVRPSVKKMCDKCKVIKRKGVVRVICSTPKHKQRQG
- the rpsM gene encoding 30S ribosomal protein S13 encodes the protein MARIAGVDLPKKKRVEYALTYIYGIGLKTSRDILNAVNISFDKRVNDLSEDEVSTIAKKIQESYMVEGDLRKKVQMDIKALMDLGNYRGLRHRKGLPVRGQTTKNNARTRKGKKKTVGSK